The Fusarium oxysporum f. sp. lycopersici 4287 chromosome 1, whole genome shotgun sequence DNA segment ATGGGGAAGCGCTTAGGCTAACGGGTTTGCTGAGGTCGATATCCACAGGGAAACATGGGTATTCATCCAGTGTTTTGCGGGGAATGTGATGGCCAAGCCTTTGTGTTGAAGGTATGGAGAATGATTACTTGGTTTGATGATGAGTCGAGTCACCCCAAGTCTGAGCGTCGGTTGGGAAGTCATGAGAGTATGCTGAGAGCCCAGTAGAATAGTTATCCAGTTCTGTAAGTTTGATGGATCTCAGAACAGTGATGACTGAGCAACATTTTCTCCACACTTGCACTCTGTATCTCGAAAGAAGCAGCGGGAAATATTTGCTGTAATTGAGATCAAAGAGTATCACGTCACACAAAACTGGGAGTCATGGTTTGTAAATATGACGGTAGATTTATTCTTCAACCTCTAATGCATGAATATGTTTCTCTACCCTCTAAATCCAATGCTATACAATGCATAATGCTAAAAGAAAACAACGCTGCCGCTTAAGTGGAATTCGAGTTGTCAGCACAAGAGAAAGCAGCAGAGCCACCAGAAGCCTTGTACGAGTCGATAATTCCAACAATAGATCCATAAGTACCACCGATCATAAGGAAAGTACCGGAGACAATAACAAAGACGCTGAAAGCAACCATGAGGTACCACTTCATATTAGGATCACGCTTGCCCTTGGCCCAGTTGTCATACAGCCACATGAAGCCGTACAGCTGGAACGACATGAGCGTGCCGAGCAGGGCACCAACGAGGGAGACAAGACCACCAAAGACAGGAATACCGGAGGCGATCAGGTAGGCGATGacggtggtgatgatggtgcaAGCGAGCCAAGTTCCCCAGTGGATAGCgctgttggaggagagatgcTTTGTTCCGCGGAGGAGGCGGACGAAGACGTATTTGGCGGCGAAGTGAATGACGAGGACGGTTGTCGCGAGAAGGCCGGGGAGGGAGATGCCATAGGCGACGCGCTTGATAAGATGGCCGGCTGAACCGAGAGCTGGCGAGGCGACGTATGAACCGCAGTAGAGGTAGACGACGCAGCCGATGACGATGTAGGTGATGGTGACACCAGTTTGGCAGATGAGGAGAGATCGGGTATAATGCTCAGGGCGCTTCATCTCAGCAGCGATGGCACTTTGAAAGTTAGCTCATTGAATCACATATCACCCAGGAGTTAAACTTACAAGAATCCAGGAGTACCAGCATAAGCAAAgatgagagatgagatggaagaaatggccTCAGTGAAACTGGGATTTCCAATAACCTTCCAGTCAGACTTCCAGTGACCCTCTTGAGGAGCAGCTGCAGGTCGATCCTGAACACCAACTGCAATGGTGACTGTGAAAATAGCAGTCATGATGCAAACGAGGCCGACCCAGGCGAGCATGCTGATACGACCAAGGGTGCGAACACTGGCCAGCAGGAATCCGCAGATAGCAGCAACAGCGACGAACACAGCCGTGCAGGTACCGTGAAGAGAGACGGCGTTGAGACCGATTGAGATACCGAGCATACCAGATCCTGCAACGAAGATCCAGACTGAGTTGTTAGAAGTTGTCGTTACGATTTAAGATAGGAGTACATACAGAGGCAGAAAGCAATACCGAAGATCTCGCGTCCGACTCGGCCGAAGATCAGAAAGCCTGCATCGTCGATACCGTAGATTTGAGGATGGTTGCGCTTGAAGACGCCAATCATGTAATCGGACCATGTTGTGatggcggcgatgacgatgaggcaGATGATGCCGGGGAGGATACCGAGGACGTCGAACACAGCTGGGATAGACAGAACACCCAGGCCGACCTGGGTCTTCATCATGAGAGCGACGGTGCCGATCCAGCCGACCTATTGACGTTAGTTAAGTTaaaggtgttgatgatgttgcgGGTGACGTACAGCGCGGTAGTTGGGACCTTCATCAGTGATATCACCAAAGACATCATCGTGAACTTGCGCTTCGCCAGCGATAGAAGGCGTGTTGTTCAAAGCTGGTTGATCATTCTCGTAATCATGCTTGAGGTCCTTCTCAGCAGGACCGCTAGAGTATTGTGACATGATGtcgattgttgttgttgaagagcaaagtcaattgaccaacaagcaaacaaagaCTATTCAACTCAAAGACTGAAGGAGCTGAATAGTTTAATAGAGAGAGGGGAGGGTGAgaggaggttgaagaaggaagagagagTGTGGAAtgtggaggagatgaagcAAGAAAGTCTGGGGATTGTGGACACAACTTATACAAGCTCCCCCCAAGCTCAGAC contains these protein-coding regions:
- a CDS encoding hypothetical protein (At least one base has a quality score < 10), whose protein sequence is MSQYSSGPAEKDLKHDYENDQPALNNTPSIAGEAQVHDDVFGDITDEGPNYRAVGWIGTVALMMKTQVGLGVLSIPAVFDVLGILPGIICLIVIAAITTWSDYMIGVFKRNHPQIYGIDDAGFLIFGRVGREIFGIAFCLFWIFVAGSGMLGISIGLNAVSLHGTCTAVFVAVAAICGFLLASVRTLGRISMLAWVGLVCIMTAIFTVTIAVGVQDRPAAAPQEGHWKSDWKVIGNPSFTEAISSISSLIFAYAGTPGFFAIAAEMKRPEHYTRSLLICQTGVTITYIVIGCVVYLYCGSYVASPALGSAGHLIKRVAYGISLPGLLATTVLVIHFAAKYVFVRLLRGTKHLSSNSAIHWGTWLACTIITTVIAYLIASGIPVFGGLVSLVGALLGTLMSFQLYGFMWLYDNWAKGKRDPNMKWYLMVAFSVFVIVSGTFLMIGGTYGSIVGIIDSYKASGGSAAFSCADNSNST